The DNA sequence TTTGCAGATCCTGATATTATGATACTTGATGAGCCTACAAGGGGCATTGATGTTGGTGCTAAATATGAAATATATTGTATTATTAATAACCTTGTGGCTGAAGGTAAATCAGTCATTCTTATTTCTTCGGAACTGCCTGAGGTTTTAGGAATGTGCGATCGTATTTATATTATGAATGAGGGGTGTATGGTAGGAGAAATTCTCCAAGAAGAAGCTACTCAAGAAATAATAATGTCTCATATTTTAAAATCAAGTATAAATAAAGGAGAATAAGTATCATGACTAGAGCAAAAGAAATTTTGAAAAAAAATTCAATGATTATTGCAGTTGTAATTGTTACACTGTTCTTTACGATTCAAACAGGAGGCACACTACTTGCACCACAAAATGTCAGTAACTTAATTGCTCAAAATGGGTATGTTGTTATTTTGGCAGTAGGGATGTTAATGTGTATTTTAACAGGGGGGAATATCGACTTATCCGTAGGGTCTATAGTGGCTTTAGTGGGGGCTGTAGCAGGAACACTGATTGTCAATCAAAAAATGAATATTACGCTCGCAATTCTGATCTGTTTAGGTGTTGGTATTCTAATAGGTGCTTGGCAAGGATTTTGGATTGCTTATGTACGTATACCTGCTTTTATTGTTACTTTATCTGGGATGCTTTTATGGCGTGGTGTTGCGCTTATTGTTTTAGATGGACTCACTATTTCCTCTTTTCCAGAAAATTATTTAGTGCTTTTTAATAGTTATATACCAGATGCCTTTAATGGTGAATTTAATATAATATGTTTAGTTACAGGGATTACTATCTGTATTATTTACATACTAGCAAAGCTTGTAGGTCGTTTGGATAAAGCTAAAAAGGGTTACGAATTAGAAAATTTGAGTGTACTAATCGGTAAGATGGTTGTTATTTGTGGCATTGTGCTTGCGACGTCTTATTCTTTAGCAAATTATAAAGGGATTCCAGCTATTTTAATTTTGCTTGCAGTTATTGTGTTAGCCTATGCCTACTATACTTCTAAGACTGTTCCAGGCCGTCATCTTTATGCGCTTGGGGGCAATGAAAAAGCAGCTAGACTTTCGGGGATTAATACCAATAAAATTCTTTTTGGTGCGTATGTTAATATGGCCTTTTTAAGTGCAGTAGCTGCTCTTGTATGTGTGGCGCGCTTTAATTCTGCTGCACCTACTGCAGGAACTAACTATGAACTGGATGCTATTGGTGCTTGTTTTATTGGCGGGGCTTCCGCTTACGGTGGTACTGGAACAGTAGGGGGAGCTGTAGTTGGGGCTATCTTTATGGGGGTTCTCAACAATGGTATGTCTATTATGGGCATTGACTCAAACTTCCAAAGAGCAGTTAAAGGCCTTGTTTTACTGGCGGCTGTTGCATTTGACGTACTATCTAAACAAAGAAGTAAATAAAAAAATAGAGAGAGAACATAGGAATAAATAGAGTAAGTAAAGGTATAGAATCAGGGGGGATGATATTGAAGTATCAGCACTTAAAACGCGCATTATCATCAAGAAATACATTTGTACCTATCAAACGGTATTTAATCACAGTTTGCATTTTGTTTGCTATTATTCCGTTACTTATTGTTAATTACCTTTCATATTCTATTTCTAAAGATGCCCTAAGGACAACAAGTAAGCAGCTCACCATACAAATGGTTAACCAGATAGGCATTAATGTAAATAGTTTTGTGGGAGGCATTGAAAGTAATATAGCTGAATTTGTTGTATCTAACCTTGTGCAAAATAACACCTTAGCGCATTATTTCTCTGACGATTCCAAAACTAAACGGGATGCCTCTCAAAGCATTTCTAAAGCAATTACTTCCTTGGAAAGTTTAAATAGCGCTATTGACAGTGCACATATTATTTTTGAAGATGATGAGATTATTTCTAGTATGACAAGTATAAGTAGACAAGATCTTCTTAAGATAAGAGATTTAAAAGAGGGTGGAAAGCTTGTATGGCAAAAAGGAGTGGGGGATTCTGCTGATTCGCTCTATGTGATCAGAGATGTCATTGCAACGGCTAATAAGGGGACAGCTACTATTTGTGTAGCAATTAGCCCAGATAGTATTGCTGCTATTTTTAATAACATTGAATTACTAGAGAATTCTACGCTGATACTGATTGACCCTAATAAAAATATTATTTTTAGTAATCAATCTAAAGATGCTGCTATTGATGAAACCCTTTGGTCTATAATCAATAACCAAGAAGATTTAAACACATTATTTAGAGCAGACACTTTGACAACCTATGTGACACTTTCAAATGGATGGAAATTGGCTGCTAGGATACCGGAACGTTCTCTTACCAAACAACTCACTGGGGTTACTGTCTATATATTTATTCTGATTATCATCACCTCACTTATAGCTGTTGTAGTAGGGTTAACTATTGCCAAAAAGTTTTCAGATCCTATTATTAATCTAATGAAATGTATGAAGAAGGCAGAAGAAGGGGATTTGACTATTCAAATAGAGCCTAGAGGTAATAATGAGATTACGCAGCTCTGTGTAAGTTTTAATTATATGATTGCGAATATACATGGGCTACTGAAAGAAACAAAAAAAGTAATTGCTAATAGCTTACAGGAGAGTAAGCTTTTAGCCGAGTCCACGCAGTGTTCTGTAGAAACCTTCGATCAATTGGCAAACTGTGTAACTGATATTGCAGATGGTACAACAAATCAGGCCGGTTATGCGCAAAAAGGCGAACGCGCTATGGAAAACTTATCTTATGGCATTCAGAAGGTCATACAAAAAAGTGATACTATTTATGAAAATACCCAAGGGGTAAAGTTGCTTATTCAAGAAGCCACGAGCTGCATCGAACTTCTAAAGACAACGATGATTTCTTCAGTTCAAATGTTTGGAAATGTTGAAAACAGTATTTTAGAGCTTAGTAAATTGAATAAAGGAATCGGAGATATGATGCAGCTTGTTAATAATATTAGTAACCAAACTAATCTATTAGCACTTAATGCAAGTATTGAAGCGGCCCGAGCTGGAGAAGCAGGAAAAGGTTTTGCTGTAGTTGCAGGCGAAGTAAGAAATTTAGCAGAACAATCTAGAACATCAACTGCGGCTGTTCAACAAACACTTAGTAAAATTCAAGAAAAGAACGTAAGCACCAATCGCCTTATTCAGGAATCTAGCTACATATTTAATAGTCAAGAAGAAGCTGTTCAAAAAGCTTCTGATATCTTCTCAAGTATTATTCAAACTTTAAAAGTGATGGACACTGAACTAGGGGAAATTAATTATCAAATGAAAGACATAAAAGTTTTAAAAGATGAAACGCTTATAGAGATAACTCATATTGCCTCTATTACTCAAGAATCGGCAGGGGCCGCAGAGGAAGTAAATGCATTAAGTGAAGAACAGACAAATGTTATTAATAATCTATCCAAACTCTCTGAGCGATTGACAGTTACTATGCAAACACTTAATAATTCTATTGGGTCTTTTAAACTAAATAATAGAAATTAATAAATTTAAAAATAGGCCTACTTCACTAAGAAGAGGCTTATTTTTCTTTTATTTTAGAAAGCACAAACATGTGTTAGGAATGTTCATTTTGTGGTATAATACTGCATAAAGATAAAATAAACAAAATCTTTTTAGAAGGGAAAAAACATGAGTTATTTAGCTTTGTATAGAAAATACAGACCCAATACCTTTGATGATGTAGTTGGACAAGAGCATATTGTCAGGACACTCAAAAATCAAATTAACTCAAACCGCGTAGCTCATGCTTATTTGTTTTCAGGAAGCCGTGGTACAGGAAAAACTTCTATAGCTAAAATTTTTGCCCGTGCTGTAAACTGTGAAGATCCTATAAATGGCTCTGCATGTGGCAGATGCAGTGCGTGTGAAAAAGTCCAGGATGGTTCTGGTATTAATATTATAGAAATGGACGCCGCTTCTCATAATGGAGTTGACAATATACGTGAGATTAATGAAGAGGTTAAATATACGCCAGCTGTAGGAAAATATAAGGTTTATATTATAGATGAGGTACATATGCTTTCAACAGGAGCATTTAATGCCCTTCTTAAAACATTAGAAGAACCACCGGCTCATGTTATCTTTATTTTAGCTACAACAGATCCTCAAAAAATTCCGGTAACTATTCTTTCAAGATGCCAGCGTTTTGATTTTAAAAGACTATCCGCTAAGGAGATACAAGATAGACTCTCTATTTATATGAAGCAAGAAAGCATTAGTATTGAGGAGAAAGCACTCGCCTATATTGCAAAGCTTGCAGATGGAGGGATGCGTGATGCCCTCAGTATACTAGAGCAAAGCATCTCTTTTTACTTTGAGGAGACCATTACTTTAGATAAAGTACTTTATCTTGTTGGTGCTGTAGACAGCAGTATATTATTTAATATGATTTATGCTATAATTGCACAGGATACTAAGAAGGCTCTGGAGCTATGCGAAGAGGTTAATAGGTTAGGACGCAGCATCAGACAATTTGCGAGTGATCTTTTAGAACATAGCCGCAATTTGTTGGTAGCTAAGACTACAAATGGCATGGAGAGTGTGTTAGACTATAGCAGTGAGTATATTTTAGAACTTCAAAGGCAAGCAGAGTCTATAAGTATTAGTGAACTTATGCGTTATATCAAGCACTTTGGTGAACTCGAGTATGAACTAAGAAATGCTATCTCCCCAAGAATACTCTTAGAAATAGCTGTTCTTAAGCTCTCAGAGGTACAAATGGATCATTCACCAGAGAGTATGATGACAAAGATGCAGCTTTTAGAACAAAAGCTAGAGAAACTCGCTCAGGAAGGACTAAAAGTAGCAGCCAGTCAGCCCGTAGAAATGCCAAAAGGATCTTCTAAAGAGGTAGTGCCCAAAAGGCTTCCAAAAGCAGTTTCGGAAGATGTGAGAGAACTTATAAAAAAGTGGCCTGAGATAAAAGCCGGGCTTGGAAGAGCTGCATGGTCTATATTTGAGACTGCTGAAGCAGGCTTTGTTGAAGATGATGTTTTTTATGTAGTTTACAAAGATGGTATGGATGTACTTGTAAATGCACATTTAGAAGAACTTAAAAAAGGTATCAATGAAGTGGCCGCTAAAGACGTAAAAGTAAGGGCAATTCATGCAGATGAATATGCTTCTAAATGTATAGAAGTCTATGGTTCACATCCAGAACAGACTGAGGATATAAAAGATATGGCGGATGTTATAAAAAATGTAGCTGCTAAAATTAATTTCAATATACAAATTAAAAATTAGGAGGAATAAAAGATGAAAAATTTCGGTGGCGGTATGCCTAACATGCAACAACTTATGAAGCAGGCACAGAAAATGCAAAAACAAATGGAAGAAACACAAGCACTTCTTGAAGAAAAGGTTATTACAGCTTCTTCAGGCGGAGGGATGGTAGAAGTTACATTAACAGGGAAAAAAGAAGTTAAAGCAATCAAAATTAAAGAAGAAGTTGTAGATCCAGATGATATTGAAACTTTAGAAGATCTGGTTCTTACGGCAGTTAATGAAGCTATTCGTCAAGCAGAAGAGTTCTCACAAAAAGAAATGTCTAAGGTAACAGGAGGGCTTCCAACGGGAGGTTTATTCTAGTGAGCGGTTATTATGGCGATAAGATGGTAGCACTTATAGAAGAGCTATCAAGACTTCCAGGGATAGGTACAAAATCTGCACAAAGACTCGCTTTTCATATCATTAGTCTTCCAAAAGAAAAAGTTCAAAGGCTCGCAGATACACTTGTAGATGCCAAACAAAACATCAGTTATTGCAATAGATGCTGTACCATTACTGATGATAAGCTGTGTCCTATTTGTAAAGATGAAAAAAGAGCTAATCGCCAGATTATGGTTGTGGAAGATTCAAGGGATATGGCAGCCTATGAAAAAACCAAAGAATATAAGGGTCTTTATCATATTTTGCATGGTGCAATTTCACCTATGATGGGAGTCGGTCCTAGCGATATTAAAATTAAAGAGCTTTTAGAAAGAATTCAAAAAGAAGAAGTGGAAGAGATTATTATTGCCACTAACCCCAATATAGAAGGGGAAGCAACAGCTATGTATATTAGTAAACTCTTAAAACCCTTAGGGATTAAAACAACACGTATTGCGCATGGGGTACCAGTAGGCGGCGATCTGGAATATGTAGATGAAATAACTTTATCTAGAGCGCTTCAAGGCAGAAGAGAAATGTAAGCGTCATTTTGTTAAAAACATGGTATAAGAAAAATATAATAAATTTTTCTTATACCATGTTTTTTGCCTTTTTCATAAGTCATAAAAAATATACTGCTTGAAATATATGATTATAGATTGTAAACTTAAACTACATGATAATGACAAAGATATGAGATAAAATCTAACAGTTATAAATTGCAGAAGGAGGAAGTGGTATTGCAAAATAGGAGAAGAAATGATAATGAGAAAACAATACTAGCTAAAATCAGAGAATATGGTCCTATGACTAAGTATGACTTAGCAGAAAGGATGAATGTTAGTATCCCTACAGTTACAACTAATGTGAATAAGCTTTTAAATGAAAAGGTGTTAGAAGAAGCGGGGGTAGCAGAAGTAGATTATGGACGTAAACCTATACTGATAGATATCAATTACAACAGGTATTTTAGTATAGGCATTGATATTCAGAAAAAATCTGTTTATTATTGCCTTATGAATCTTAAGTTAGAAATTGTGCTGGAAAAAATAATTATGAATGCTGAACAATCAATAGAAAACTGCATTCGGGTTATCGTTGCCGACGTTTTAGAAGAAGGTAAGCTTAAGAAAGAAAATATAATAGGGATAGGTATATCCTATCCAGGACTTGTAGAAGAGGAGAAGCTGCTGCTTAAGAAAGGACCTAATATAAGCGTTTCTAACTTAAGTTTAGAGGCTTTAAGAGATGAACTGGAAATTAATTTTTATGTGGGTAATGAAGCTAGACTGGCAGCTTTTGCAGAAAATATTATTGGTGTATCCAAACAGTATATGAACTCGTTGTATATCTCGATTAAAGAAGGTATAGGGGCAGGCATTATTGTAGATAAAAGATATTATGCAGGAAGCAGTGAGGCTGCAGGTGAAATAGGGCACATGGTTATACAAAAGGATGGTAAACTTTGCAACTGTGGGAATAGGGGATGTGTGGAACCTTATTTATCAACACATACACTTATAGCTGCCTTTAGTAGCATAGCGGGCAAAACACTAAACAGTCTTGAAGAGGTATTTGCAATTTATGATATTAATATAGAATCGCACAAACAAGCGATGAAAGAATACGTAGGGTATTTAGTACTACTTCTTAATAATGGGTTTCTTATCTTTGACCCGGATTGTGTAATAATAGGTGGAAAAATGAGTGAATATCAAGTGCAAATAGAGCCGCTGATGAAAGAAACTATGGCAGACAACCCTTGCAGCATGCTTAAAGCAAATCGCAAAATAGAGTTTTCAGCACTAGGCTATAAAGCTTCAAAATATGGGGCAGCACTTAGAGCTATAGAAGAAATTACTGCACTTGTATAAGGGTATAATTTATTTTTGATATAATTTTAAAGATATTTTAAAAAGTATTTTAAAATAGTATTGAAAAATATGTCGGATAAGTATATAATAAACATAGATCAAAAAAATTTTAGAGAAGGTGGCGTGTCATGAAAGAATATTTTCCAAATGTAAGCAAGATACAATATGAAGGAGAAACATCAACTAATCCATTTGCATTTAAGTATTTTAATCCTGATGAAGTGATAAATGGCAAAACAATGAAAGAGCATCTTAGATTTACGCTTTCTTATTGGCATACACTTTGTGGAGCTGGTTCAGATCCATTTGGAAGTGGCACAATGGAAAGACCTTGGTTAGATATAAAAGATCCAATAGAATTTGCTAAAGCAAAAATGGATGCTTGTTTTGAGATTATGGAAAAATTGAACATAGACTTTTTTGCATTTCATGATAGAGATATTGCACCAGAAGGCAAAACTTTAGTAGAAACAAATGCAATACTAGATGAAGTTGTAGCATACTGCGATAAACTGATGAAAGAAACAGGCAAAAAGTTATTGTGGGGAACAGCAAATATGTTCTCACATCCTCGTTTTATGCATGGTGCATCAACAACATGTGAAGCTGATATTTTTGCATTCGCTGCAGCACAGGTTAAAAAAGCAATGGAAGTTACAAAACTGCTCGGAGGCGAAAATTACGTATTCTGGGGCGGTCGTGAAGGCTATGAAACGTTACTTAATACAAACATGAAACTTGAAGAAGAAAACTTCGCAAGATTCCTTAAGATGGCTGTTGACTACAAGAAAAAAATTGGTTTTACTGGAGAACTTCTTATCGAACCAAAACCAAAAGAACCAACAAAACATCAATATGATACAGATGCAGCTACAGTACTTGGATTCCTTAGAAAATATGGGCTTGAAAAAGAATTTAAACTAAATATTGAAGCTAACCATGCGACGCTTGCTGGACATACTTTTGAGCATGATGTACATTTAGCAAGAATTAACGGTGCATTAGGAAGTATCGATGCTAATATGGGTGATCCAAATCTAGGATGGGATACTGATCAATTCCCAACAAATATTTATGATGCAACATATTGTATGTACGAAATTATTCAAAATGGTGGTCTTGGTAAAGGTGGACTTAACTTTGATTCAAAACCAAGAAGAGCATCTTTTGAACCAGAAGATATTTTCTTAAGCTATATTTCAGGAATGGATACGTTTGCAAAAGGTTTTAAAGTAGCTTTAAAACTTATTGAAGATGGTGTACTTGAAAACTTTAAAGCAGACCGTTATGCAACATTTAATGAGGGTATTGGTAAAGATATCGTAGAAGGTAAAGTTGACTTTGAAACACTTGAAAAATATGCTTTAGAACATGATCAAATCAAAGTAAAATCTGGCAGACAAGAAATGCTGGAATCTATCGTTAATCAATATATTTTTAGTAAATAGTCTATAAGCTCTATATCAATAAAAGTAGAGGCAGGTCTTAAGTGCCTGCCTCTACTTATCATTTTTTATGAAATAGGAAAGTGCGTCTTGCTTGCAAGGGACCAAACTTTCCTGTTTCACAAGCGTGTGCGTTTTTTGCACACTTTCTTGTAAAAGCTGTGTTATAATCTTAATTTAAGGGTGAGAGAGGAGAAAAAAGATGTATTTAGGGATAGATGTAGGTACAAGTTCAGTTAAAGTTATTGTAATGGATAAGCAGGGAGTTATTATAGAGAGTGCTTCTGAGAAATATCCTCTTAGCTTTCCAAAACCACTATGGAGTGAACAAAATCCAGAAGATTGGTGGCAGGGAACAGCAGATGCAATCAAAAAGATTTGTACTAAAAACCCTGGATTGGGTGAACAAATTGAGGGGATAAGTTTTAGCGGACAAATGCATGGGCTTGTTATTTTAGATGAGGCCGGAGAAGTTTTAAGACCATCTATTCTTTGGAATGATGGCAGAACACAAAAACAATGTGATTACCTCAATGATATTATAGGAAGAGATAAGCTCTCAGCCTATACAGGAAATATTGCCTTATCAGGCTTTACAGGGCCTAAGGTGATGTGGGTTAAAGAAAATGAACCAGAAATCTTTGATAAAATAGCACATATTCTTCTGCCAAAAGACTATATTAGATTTCGTTTAACAGGAGAGTATAAAATAGATGCAGCAGATGCAGCGGGGACCCTTTTCTTCGATGTAAAAAATAAAGCATGGTCAAAAGAAATGGTAGATATTTTATCCATAAAACCAGAATGGCTGCCAGAAGTTTATAACTGTTATGAAGTAACAGGAATTGTTCAAAAAGATGTAGCAGATGAACTTGGTATAAGTGATAAGGCAAAGGTGATAGGCGGAGGCGGTGACCAAGCTGTTGGCGCAGTGGGTACAGGAACAGTAGCAAGCGGTGTTGTCAGCGTAGCATTAGGTACATCAGGTGTTGTCTTTGCATCTGTTGATGATTATAAGGTAGATAAAGAAAATAGGATGCATTCCTTTAATCATGCAAATGGTAAGTTTACGCAAATGGGGGTTATGCTTTCAGCTGCATATAGCCTGCAGTGGTGGGTTGAAGAAGTTAATAAAGATATTCAGGCAGAAAATCCTTACAAGGTGCTTAGAGATGAAGCTGCGAAGGTGCCAGCAGGAAGCGAAGGTCTTATATTCCTGCCCTATTTATCAGGAGAGAGAACACCACATGCAGATGTTAATGCTACAGGGGTATTTATTGGTCTTAAGCCTTCGCATACAAGAGGACATATGACCCGCGCGGTTATGGAAGGGGTAGGCTATGGACTTCGCGATTCCCTTGAGATCTTAAAAGATATGCAGATTCCTATTCATGAAATGCGCATTACAGGCGGTGGTGTTAGAAATGAACTTTGGGTAGAGATATTAGCTTCTATATTTAACTATGAACTTAATATCGTAGAAGCATCAGAGGGGCCAGCATATGGTGCAAGCGTACTAGCAGCAGTGGGATGTGGATTGTTTAATAGTGTGGAAGAAGCTTGCCGAGAGCTCATAAAAGTAAGTAAAATTATTAAGCCTTGTGAAGAAGATGCCAAGGTTTA is a window from the Cellulosilyticum sp. I15G10I2 genome containing:
- the xylA gene encoding xylose isomerase; the protein is MKEYFPNVSKIQYEGETSTNPFAFKYFNPDEVINGKTMKEHLRFTLSYWHTLCGAGSDPFGSGTMERPWLDIKDPIEFAKAKMDACFEIMEKLNIDFFAFHDRDIAPEGKTLVETNAILDEVVAYCDKLMKETGKKLLWGTANMFSHPRFMHGASTTCEADIFAFAAAQVKKAMEVTKLLGGENYVFWGGREGYETLLNTNMKLEEENFARFLKMAVDYKKKIGFTGELLIEPKPKEPTKHQYDTDAATVLGFLRKYGLEKEFKLNIEANHATLAGHTFEHDVHLARINGALGSIDANMGDPNLGWDTDQFPTNIYDATYCMYEIIQNGGLGKGGLNFDSKPRRASFEPEDIFLSYISGMDTFAKGFKVALKLIEDGVLENFKADRYATFNEGIGKDIVEGKVDFETLEKYALEHDQIKVKSGRQEMLESIVNQYIFSK
- the dnaX gene encoding DNA polymerase III subunit gamma/tau, producing MSYLALYRKYRPNTFDDVVGQEHIVRTLKNQINSNRVAHAYLFSGSRGTGKTSIAKIFARAVNCEDPINGSACGRCSACEKVQDGSGINIIEMDAASHNGVDNIREINEEVKYTPAVGKYKVYIIDEVHMLSTGAFNALLKTLEEPPAHVIFILATTDPQKIPVTILSRCQRFDFKRLSAKEIQDRLSIYMKQESISIEEKALAYIAKLADGGMRDALSILEQSISFYFEETITLDKVLYLVGAVDSSILFNMIYAIIAQDTKKALELCEEVNRLGRSIRQFASDLLEHSRNLLVAKTTNGMESVLDYSSEYILELQRQAESISISELMRYIKHFGELEYELRNAISPRILLEIAVLKLSEVQMDHSPESMMTKMQLLEQKLEKLAQEGLKVAASQPVEMPKGSSKEVVPKRLPKAVSEDVRELIKKWPEIKAGLGRAAWSIFETAEAGFVEDDVFYVVYKDGMDVLVNAHLEELKKGINEVAAKDVKVRAIHADEYASKCIEVYGSHPEQTEDIKDMADVIKNVAAKINFNIQIKN
- a CDS encoding YbaB/EbfC family nucleoid-associated protein; its protein translation is MKNFGGGMPNMQQLMKQAQKMQKQMEETQALLEEKVITASSGGGMVEVTLTGKKEVKAIKIKEEVVDPDDIETLEDLVLTAVNEAIRQAEEFSQKEMSKVTGGLPTGGLF
- the xylB gene encoding xylulokinase, which gives rise to MYLGIDVGTSSVKVIVMDKQGVIIESASEKYPLSFPKPLWSEQNPEDWWQGTADAIKKICTKNPGLGEQIEGISFSGQMHGLVILDEAGEVLRPSILWNDGRTQKQCDYLNDIIGRDKLSAYTGNIALSGFTGPKVMWVKENEPEIFDKIAHILLPKDYIRFRLTGEYKIDAADAAGTLFFDVKNKAWSKEMVDILSIKPEWLPEVYNCYEVTGIVQKDVADELGISDKAKVIGGGGDQAVGAVGTGTVASGVVSVALGTSGVVFASVDDYKVDKENRMHSFNHANGKFTQMGVMLSAAYSLQWWVEEVNKDIQAENPYKVLRDEAAKVPAGSEGLIFLPYLSGERTPHADVNATGVFIGLKPSHTRGHMTRAVMEGVGYGLRDSLEILKDMQIPIHEMRITGGGVRNELWVEILASIFNYELNIVEASEGPAYGASVLAAVGCGLFNSVEEACRELIKVSKIIKPCEEDAKVYDKYYQVFKKGYGQLKDIYKDLAEL
- a CDS encoding ROK family transcriptional regulator, whose product is MQNRRRNDNEKTILAKIREYGPMTKYDLAERMNVSIPTVTTNVNKLLNEKVLEEAGVAEVDYGRKPILIDINYNRYFSIGIDIQKKSVYYCLMNLKLEIVLEKIIMNAEQSIENCIRVIVADVLEEGKLKKENIIGIGISYPGLVEEEKLLLKKGPNISVSNLSLEALRDELEINFYVGNEARLAAFAENIIGVSKQYMNSLYISIKEGIGAGIIVDKRYYAGSSEAAGEIGHMVIQKDGKLCNCGNRGCVEPYLSTHTLIAAFSSIAGKTLNSLEEVFAIYDINIESHKQAMKEYVGYLVLLLNNGFLIFDPDCVIIGGKMSEYQVQIEPLMKETMADNPCSMLKANRKIEFSALGYKASKYGAALRAIEEITALV
- the recR gene encoding recombination mediator RecR, which translates into the protein MVALIEELSRLPGIGTKSAQRLAFHIISLPKEKVQRLADTLVDAKQNISYCNRCCTITDDKLCPICKDEKRANRQIMVVEDSRDMAAYEKTKEYKGLYHILHGAISPMMGVGPSDIKIKELLERIQKEEVEEIIIATNPNIEGEATAMYISKLLKPLGIKTTRIAHGVPVGGDLEYVDEITLSRALQGRREM
- a CDS encoding methyl-accepting chemotaxis protein, which codes for MKYQHLKRALSSRNTFVPIKRYLITVCILFAIIPLLIVNYLSYSISKDALRTTSKQLTIQMVNQIGINVNSFVGGIESNIAEFVVSNLVQNNTLAHYFSDDSKTKRDASQSISKAITSLESLNSAIDSAHIIFEDDEIISSMTSISRQDLLKIRDLKEGGKLVWQKGVGDSADSLYVIRDVIATANKGTATICVAISPDSIAAIFNNIELLENSTLILIDPNKNIIFSNQSKDAAIDETLWSIINNQEDLNTLFRADTLTTYVTLSNGWKLAARIPERSLTKQLTGVTVYIFILIIITSLIAVVVGLTIAKKFSDPIINLMKCMKKAEEGDLTIQIEPRGNNEITQLCVSFNYMIANIHGLLKETKKVIANSLQESKLLAESTQCSVETFDQLANCVTDIADGTTNQAGYAQKGERAMENLSYGIQKVIQKSDTIYENTQGVKLLIQEATSCIELLKTTMISSVQMFGNVENSILELSKLNKGIGDMMQLVNNISNQTNLLALNASIEAARAGEAGKGFAVVAGEVRNLAEQSRTSTAAVQQTLSKIQEKNVSTNRLIQESSYIFNSQEEAVQKASDIFSSIIQTLKVMDTELGEINYQMKDIKVLKDETLIEITHIASITQESAGAAEEVNALSEEQTNVINNLSKLSERLTVTMQTLNNSIGSFKLNNRN
- the mmsB gene encoding multiple monosaccharide ABC transporter permease; this encodes MSIMTRAKEILKKNSMIIAVVIVTLFFTIQTGGTLLAPQNVSNLIAQNGYVVILAVGMLMCILTGGNIDLSVGSIVALVGAVAGTLIVNQKMNITLAILICLGVGILIGAWQGFWIAYVRIPAFIVTLSGMLLWRGVALIVLDGLTISSFPENYLVLFNSYIPDAFNGEFNIICLVTGITICIIYILAKLVGRLDKAKKGYELENLSVLIGKMVVICGIVLATSYSLANYKGIPAILILLAVIVLAYAYYTSKTVPGRHLYALGGNEKAARLSGINTNKILFGAYVNMAFLSAVAALVCVARFNSAAPTAGTNYELDAIGACFIGGASAYGGTGTVGGAVVGAIFMGVLNNGMSIMGIDSNFQRAVKGLVLLAAVAFDVLSKQRSK